A genomic region of Xanthomonas campestris pv. phormiicola contains the following coding sequences:
- a CDS encoding assimilatory sulfite reductase (NADPH) flavoprotein subunit, whose product MTAASPALPPSPLPDERKALLARTVEGLDAASLWWLSGYAAGLAQGQGHAPPSLAVLPGGAAASQGAQRLSVVYGSQTGNARRAAEQLAAEAEAAGLTVRVLRADAYPTRELASERLLYVVISTQGEGDPPDDAIGLVEFLQGRRAPKLPELKYAVLGLGDSSYADFCGIGKRIDARLAELGAQRVVPLGEADLDIDTVATPWRAQALAQARELLKSAAAPSATVTPLRSTAAAAWSHERPFAAEVLANQRISGRDFKGPRYAAHGQADKDVRHLELSLAGSGLHYEPGDALGIRHRNPPALVEAVLTATRLDGHADVTVGAQTLPLHEWLAAHRELTRASRPFLAAVARRSAAPALEQLLDPTQTAGLAALLADHQVIDVLRRWPADWDHSALLDALRPLAPRLYSIASSRKRVGDEVHLTVDVLAYQAHGHAHGGAASGYLAALAEGDSAPVYIEPNERFRVPADASRDILMIGPGTGVAPFRGFVQERAESGAGGRNWLFFGARHFNQDFLYQAEWQQALRSGELQRLELAFSRDVQPLRDGDVQDKVYVQQRLREHGREVYDWLQNGAHLYVCGAIGMGKDVHATLQQIVAEHGAHSAEDAAAYLTALQREGRYARDVY is encoded by the coding sequence ATGACCGCCGCCTCGCCCGCGTTGCCGCCCAGCCCCTTGCCCGACGAGCGCAAGGCGCTGCTGGCGCGGACGGTGGAGGGGCTGGATGCGGCCAGCCTGTGGTGGCTGTCCGGCTATGCCGCCGGCCTGGCCCAGGGCCAGGGCCATGCGCCGCCGTCGCTGGCGGTGCTGCCGGGCGGTGCCGCGGCCAGCCAGGGCGCGCAGCGGCTGAGCGTGGTCTACGGCAGCCAGACCGGCAACGCCCGCCGCGCCGCCGAGCAACTGGCGGCCGAGGCCGAGGCCGCCGGGCTGACCGTCCGCGTGCTGCGCGCCGATGCCTACCCGACCCGCGAGCTGGCCAGCGAGCGCCTGCTGTACGTGGTCATCAGCACCCAGGGCGAAGGCGATCCGCCGGACGACGCGATCGGCCTGGTCGAATTCCTGCAGGGCCGCCGCGCGCCCAAGCTGCCGGAACTGAAGTACGCGGTGCTCGGCCTGGGCGATTCCAGCTACGCCGACTTCTGCGGCATCGGCAAGCGCATCGATGCGCGCCTGGCCGAACTCGGCGCGCAGCGCGTGGTCCCGCTGGGCGAGGCCGACCTGGACATCGACACCGTGGCCACGCCGTGGCGCGCGCAGGCGCTGGCGCAGGCGCGCGAGCTGCTGAAGAGCGCGGCCGCGCCGTCGGCGACGGTGACCCCGCTGCGCAGTACCGCCGCGGCGGCGTGGAGCCACGAGCGCCCGTTCGCCGCCGAGGTGCTGGCCAACCAGCGCATCAGCGGCCGCGACTTCAAGGGGCCGCGCTATGCCGCACATGGCCAGGCCGACAAGGACGTGCGCCACCTGGAACTGTCGCTGGCCGGCAGCGGCCTGCACTACGAACCCGGCGACGCGCTGGGCATCCGCCATCGCAATCCGCCGGCGCTGGTCGAGGCGGTATTGACGGCGACGCGACTGGACGGTCATGCCGACGTCACCGTCGGTGCGCAGACTCTGCCCTTGCACGAGTGGCTCGCCGCGCATCGCGAACTGACCCGGGCATCGCGGCCGTTCCTGGCCGCGGTCGCCCGCCGCTCAGCCGCCCCGGCGCTGGAACAGCTGCTCGACCCTACCCAGACCGCCGGTCTGGCGGCGTTGCTGGCCGATCACCAGGTGATCGACGTGCTGCGACGCTGGCCGGCGGATTGGGACCACAGCGCGCTGCTCGACGCACTGCGGCCCCTGGCCCCGCGCCTGTACTCGATCGCCTCCAGCCGCAAGCGGGTCGGCGACGAAGTCCACCTCACCGTCGACGTGCTGGCCTACCAGGCGCACGGCCACGCCCATGGCGGCGCGGCCAGCGGCTATCTGGCCGCCCTGGCCGAAGGCGACAGCGCCCCGGTCTACATCGAACCCAACGAACGCTTCCGGGTCCCGGCCGACGCCAGCCGCGACATCCTGATGATCGGTCCCGGCACCGGCGTGGCGCCGTTCCGCGGCTTCGTGCAGGAACGCGCCGAGAGCGGCGCCGGCGGCCGCAACTGGCTGTTCTTCGGCGCCCGCCATTTCAACCAGGACTTCCTGTACCAGGCCGAATGGCAACAGGCGCTGCGCAGCGGCGAACTGCAGCGCCTGGAGCTGGCGTTCTCGCGCGACGTGCAGCCGCTGCGCGACGGCGACGTGCAGGACAAGGTGTACGTGCAGCAGCGCCTGCGCGAACACGGCCGCGAGGTCTACGACTGGCTGCAGAACGGCGCGCACCTGTACGTGTGCGGCGCGATCGGCATGGGCAAGGACGTGCACGCCACGCTGCAGCAGATCGTGGCCGAGCACGGCGCGCACAGCGCCGAGGACGCGGCCGCCTACCTCACGGCGCTGCAGCGGGAGGGACGGTATGCGCGCGACGTCTATTGA
- the cysD gene encoding sulfate adenylyltransferase subunit CysD, producing the protein MRSSALSHLDRLEAESIHILREVAAEFRNPVLLYSVGKDSSVLLHLLLKAFAPAPPPIPLLHVDTRWKFREMIAFRDRRAAETGVDLRVHINPDGIAQDIGPFTHGATVHTDVMKTQGLKQALDQGRFDAAIGGARRDEEKARAKERVFSFRNDKHRWDPKNQRPELWNVYNARVHAGESVRVFPLSNWTELDIWLYIYREAIPVVPLYFAAERPVVERDGALILVDDARLPLRDGEVPQRRQVRFRTLGCYPLTGAVASQADTLEKIIAEMLLTTTSERQGRVIDQDPGASMEKKKLEGYF; encoded by the coding sequence ATGCGTTCTTCCGCCCTGTCCCACCTCGACCGGCTCGAGGCCGAAAGCATCCACATCCTGCGCGAGGTGGCCGCCGAGTTCCGCAACCCGGTACTGCTGTATTCGGTCGGCAAGGACAGCTCGGTGCTGCTGCACCTGCTGCTGAAGGCGTTCGCGCCGGCGCCGCCGCCGATCCCGCTGCTGCACGTGGACACGCGCTGGAAGTTCCGCGAGATGATCGCGTTCCGCGACCGCCGCGCTGCCGAGACCGGGGTGGACCTGCGCGTGCACATCAACCCCGACGGCATCGCCCAGGACATCGGCCCGTTCACGCACGGCGCGACCGTGCATACCGACGTGATGAAGACCCAGGGCCTGAAGCAGGCGCTGGACCAGGGCAGGTTCGACGCGGCGATCGGCGGCGCGCGCCGCGACGAGGAGAAGGCGCGGGCCAAGGAGCGGGTGTTCTCGTTCCGCAACGACAAGCATCGCTGGGACCCGAAGAACCAGCGCCCCGAGCTGTGGAACGTGTACAACGCGCGGGTCCATGCCGGCGAGAGCGTGCGCGTGTTCCCGCTGTCCAACTGGACCGAGCTGGATATCTGGCTGTACATCTACCGCGAAGCGATTCCGGTGGTGCCGCTGTATTTCGCCGCCGAACGCCCGGTGGTGGAGCGCGACGGCGCGCTGATCCTGGTGGACGACGCGCGGCTGCCGCTGCGCGACGGCGAAGTGCCGCAGCGGCGACAGGTGCGCTTCCGTACCCTGGGCTGCTATCCGCTGACCGGCGCGGTCGCGTCGCAGGCCGACACGCTGGAAAAGATCATCGCCGAGATGCTGCTGACCACCACCTCGGAGCGGCAGGGGCGGGTGATCGATCAGGATCCGGGCGCCTCGATGGAGAAGAAGAAACTCGAGGGATATTTCTGA